The genomic stretch ACGTTGTACTCTTCAACCGTTACGGCCAAAAAGTATTTGAGCGCAGCCAGTTCATAGCAGGCAGCGCCAATGGCAGCTGGGACGGCAATTTCAACGGCTATCCCCAGCCACCAGGCAGCTATGTTTATATAGTGGAGCTGCAATGCCCCGGCGGCGGCGTATTCACCAAAAAAGGGTCACTGGTACTGGTACGTTAAGCAGTTCCTGCTTATTTACAGTTGTACGTAAAACTGGCCTCATTCAGTGTAATGCCATATAGAAACCCTACAGGCTGGCCGGCAGGCACACTTGTTTTCAGCGGCAGGTCGTTTTTATTATAGCTGTCGGCCCTGAAGGGATTGTTCAGGCTGTAGTTCCGGTCCAGGAAAGGCCATAACCTGTGCGTACGGTGGATACTCACCTTGTTATCGTAATTCGTGTATTCGTACCTGGAAGAAATATTGCCCATAAAATACGTAGTGGTAGCAGTCAGATTACCCTGTTGGTTATAGCTGTAGTGCGTTGTTAATTCATAAACAGGGTCACCTTCCCTGTGATCAGCAGATTCCACCTTTATGATCCGCTCATACTGATCATAGGTATACTTCGAAACCCGGTAGTAAATGGCCTCGTCCCTGGAGGGAACCCCATTCACTGCCCAGCCGAAAAGGTAGGAGGTGTCGCCAACACAGCGGTTTTGCTGATATATGTACCGCCTCCAGAACTCATAGCCAAATATTATCCCATCAGACACATAGGCACCGAGAAAATCGGTGAGCCTGTTTTTGTTATCATACCAGAAATAAAAATCCGGCCTGCCGGTTCCGGAAGCGCTGAAAGTTACGCGGATTGGATCACCCAGTTTATTATAATAGAACCGGCCGGTATTCACCGGCTCCCCGGGATAATAGACATAGCTTACCGAGGTAACATCGCAGAGCTTGTCCACCTTATCGGTTTGTCCGGGAAAAATATCATGTTTGCTGCAGCCAAAGAGTAGCAGACCAGCCAGCAGTGCCGAAGCTGCCGGAAAGGCGATGGATCTTTTTTTCATACAATAAGCTTTAATCGTGTTGCTGTGCAACGCGTTTGATGAATGATAAATACTACGCGGCAACAAAGGCAAGTCTTCGTTTCAATAAGGAGGAGGAATGATGAATAAGGGGAGATGAAATTGACTACTAATGTAAGCAAAAAACCATAAAAAAAGAGTAACCCCTTTCGGCGGTTACTCTTTTTTGGTTCAATGGTTCCTGGTGGCTGTATGTCCAGCTTATACTTTCAATGCTTTATTGATCTGTAGTAACAGGTATTGGTATTGCAGTTTAGTATCACCGCTAAACCTGGGGATCAGCGTTTCCAGCGTACCCTTTGTTTGCAGCAGCCACTGGTAGTAGACATGGGAGATATCACCGGCCTGGTATTTTACCCGCGGCATAAACTCAAAGCCACTAACGGATCCATGGTCCTGGTTGTACAGGAGCGGCAGGTTCCTTACCGGCTCATGCTGCAGGCTGCGTTGCCGGGCCTGCATTTCCAACTGTTGCAGGGCCAGTTCCTCAGGGGCCTGTTCAGACAAAGCCCTGGGACCTGCTCCCGGTTGCGCCTTCACGCGGGAGCCATTGATCAATACCTGCACCAGCGTACTCTGCATACTCAGTTTTTCCGCTGTAGGCTTTTTGCCGGCCCGCGCTTCTCCCCATACATAATCAAAAACATCCGCCACACATGCTGCCTGGGTATAGGGATCGGCATCCGCCTTGGCTTCGCTCAGTCCGATATTGGCCACAAAACGCATCATATAGGGAAAGAGTACAGCACGCAGGTAATCGGAAGCATCTCCATTGAGCGCAGTGATGTTCTGCTCAAAACCCGGATCATTCATCCAGTCCAGGTTTTCCAGGCTTTCCAGCAGAAAACGAACAGATTCCTGTTGCGTTTTACGGGGCACCACTTTATAGGCCGGGAATGGATCATGCTCATATTTTTCATACAGGTAGATACCGCCGATATTGTGCAGCACATGCATCCAGTGCCAGTAGAAATGGATATTGATGATGCTGAAATTCACCTGGGTACGATAACTGTAATCAGGATCATCCTTCGCCACCCAGCCGCTCATATGCTTCATCAGGTATTGCAGGTTCTGTATGGCATAGCGGGTAGACTTCACCTGGTCGTCCCCCAGGTCTTCCGTCAGGGCGCTGGGATCCAGGTTACCACTCACCTGCTGTTTACCGTAGCGATACATGGGATCGGTGATCTTGTCACTGATCCATTTATCCAGTACCGGCACTTCCGCCTCGGCAGTAGCCGCGTCCGGAACAGGTGCATACAACCAGTGAATGGCATAATAATCATACACGCCCAGTTCCGGCGGCGTCAGCTGAACACCACGTTCATAATCGCCCGGCTGCGCCACAAAATTGAAGCGGGCATAGTCCATGATACTGGGTGTGGTGCCGTATTGTTTTGTAAAAGACGGCGAGCGCAGGGAGTCCACCGGGAAGGCGGCGCTGGCGCCCATATTGTGCATCAGGCCGAGCGTATGACCAATTTCATGCGCCAGCACATAGCGGATGCCCCGGGTCATGATATCCTGCGGAATATTGCGGGTGCGCACGCGCGGATCGGCAGCAGCAGTCTGTATAAACAGCCACTCGCCCAGCACATCGGCAATGCCGTGGTATACATACACAGAAGCATTCAGGATCTCGCCGGAGCGGGGATCCACCCAGGAGGGTCCCATGGCGTTCTGCGTCATATTGGGCGCATACTTGATGCAGTTGTATTTGATATTATTGGGGTCGAAGTTGGGATCGCCGACGGGATACAACTGCGTAACAATGGCATTTTTAAAACCAATTTGCTCAAATGCCTTGTTCCATTCTTCCACACCCTGGCGGATGCCGGGCAACCAGGAAGCCGGGAACTTATTGTCAATATAGAACAGGACAGGTTTTACCGGCTCCACTTTTTCGCCCCGCCGGAAAGCAGCTTCATCCTTGGGTTCCAGGCGCCAGCGATTGGCAAAATACACCTGCTTCACCCCATTGTCCGTACCGGAGAACTGCGTGTATTCCGTGGGGAATACGCCAATCCGCGGGTCATTGTACCGGGGCCGCATGGGCGTTTCCGGCAGCAGCATCAGCGAGCGTTTCATCAGGATGGTACTGGGCATATCTTCTGCAGTAGAGAAACCGAAGAAGGTCTTGCTGATGCCAAAGGTCAGGTAGCTGGAAATGGAGATATTATCGTCAAAGGCGGCAATATCATTCAGCAGGGAGCTCTCCGCTTTGAAGGAGGTCCTGCGGGAATACAGGCCGCCCACGGGCATAAAAGGATCCATGTCAGCATTACCGCTTACAAAGAAAGCGGTAGCATCAAACACCAGCGACTGGCTGTCCGGCGAAACCGCCAGCACTTTGAAAGCCGCCATCATGGGATTGATATTGTTCTTGTTCAGCGCCCGCTGCAGGCTGCTGTCGGCCGCTGTGGTCCTGACGGCAAAAAGACTTTTACGGATATAGATGGTAGAATCTATCTGCGAAAAGAAGATGGCCAGGGGATCATGGGCCTGCTCGCCGGCCGCTACTTCTTCCGAATGGCTTACCGCCTCTGCTACGGAGCCCAGCAGCATATCCCTGTCCAGCAGCTTTACAGGAAATTCGAAATAGAGTTTCCCCTCCACTTTATGCAGGGTGATCATCCCCTGCCGGGTACTGACCGTTTTCCCTTTGAACAAACGGCTATAAGGAGTTTCTGCAACAGCCCCTTTTTTTGTAGTATCTGCGGGCTGCCTGGAGGCAGCGGCTTTTTGCGCCCATAAGGCGCCATTCGCCATGGAGAGGCCGATCAGCAGCAGGGTCCAACGCTTGGTAGTCATCATGGCAAATGTTATTTAAGAGCTTTTTCAATCTGGTGTAACAGGAGGCGGTAGTGCATGGCCGTTTCCTTATCGGCAGTCCGGGCCACAGCCGCGGTCAGCAGTTGCCGGGTAGCCAGTATTTTGGCATAGTACAGGCTTTCCAGTGCCGGCGCCCTGTTGAAATTGATGCTGAGGGAACGGAAACCGGAAATGGGATCGGCAGCGCCGAAAGCAGCTTTGCCGGGCAGTTCTGTATGAGCGCAACCATCGGCCATATGCAGGCCAGGCAGCTGAATGCCCGTGAAGGCATCATCCGTAATGGCGCTGGCGTCACCAGCACCTGAAGGCGCCAGTTTGGATTCCTTGATGATGGCCGCCACATAGGCTTTCTGCACATCTTTTTCTGCCTTGTTGGGCAACTGGCCCGCGCTGGTCTTTTTCCAGACAAAGCTGTAGAGGTTATCCATCACTTCTTTCGGTGCAAAAGGATTGGCTTCGGTGGATTTGCTGGCGGACAGGTTCACGCGACCGGGCATGTTCAGCAAGGCTTCCACTACCTGTGAGCGCAGCACGGTGGCCGGCGTTCCGGTGAGGGTCATGTTCTCCAGCAGGGCTTTATCTTCCAGCCAATCCAGGTCTGCCAGCTGGTCCAGCAGGAAGCGGAATGCTTTTACCTGCTGCTGTCGGGGTACCGACTGGAAAAAAGGAACCGGATCTCCCTCATATTTTTCATGCAGGTAAATACCGCCGATATTGTTGAGGACATGGTTGATGTAGCGGACGTACTGCGACAAAACATTTTCCCAGATCTCCTGGCGGTACGTATAATCCTTGTCCTCAGGTCCTACCCAGCTGTTCAGGTTCTTAATGATGTACTTCAGGTTGCTGATCCCATACAGCGAGGCCTGTACGGCGTCATCGCCCAGGTCTTCCGTCTGTGAATGCGGATCTACACTCTGCAGGCCCTGCGCCCCGTAACGGTAGCGGGGATCGCCGGACCTGTCAGTGATCCATTTTGCCAGTGTTGCTTTTTCATCGGCGGCGGAAACGGAAGCCGGAAACCAGGCATAGTTCCATTTCACCAGGTAGTAATCGTAGAGGCCAAATTGTGGCGGGTTTAGGGCAACGCCTTTTTCCAGGTCGCCGGGCTGCGCCACATAATTGAAGCGGGCATAATCCATAATGGAATGGGTAGTGCCGTATTGTTGCGTAAAAGAGGGTGAGCGAAGGGAGTCCACCGGTATAGATGCAGATGAACCCATATTGTGCATAAAGCCCAGGCAGTGGCCGATCTCGTGGCGCACTACATACTGGATGCCTTCCTGTCTTTCTTTTTCCGGCAGTTCTTTATGACGTACTGCTTTGTTGGCGGGCGCCGTCTGTACAAAGATCCAGTTGTTCAGCAGGCGTACAATATCATGGAACACGTATACTGAAGCATTGATGATCTCACCGGTACGGGGATCTACCCAGGAGGGACCCATGGCATTGGCCACCGGTACGGGCGAATAGCGGATACAGTTGTATTTGATATTATCGGGATCAAAGCTGCTATCGCCTTTGGGGTAATCCAGCGCCAGGATGGCATTTTTAAACCCGATCTTTTCAAAGGTCAGCTGCCAGTCTTCCACCGCCTTTTTGATAGGCTGTTTCCAGGACTGGGGGAAATCACTGTCCACATAGAAGATGATGGGCTGGACCGGTTCTACCAGCTCACCGCGCTGGTAGGCCGCCGCATCTTTGGGCTCCAGGCGCCAGCGATTGGCGAAGTAAACAGCTTCTGTGCGGTTCACTGCATCGGACAGCTGGTTCTTGCTGGTGGTGAAGATGCCAATACGGGAATCCGCTACGCGCGGGCGCAGGGGCTGCTCAGGCAGCAGGACAAAAGTGCGGGTCATCACCGCTGTGAAGGGATTGTCCTTGACCAGGGTGCGTTTGCCATCGCCTATAGAAGTTTCGTAAGAGAGATGGCTTTTGATCATCACGTTGTCGGAGAAAGATTTGATCTCACCGATAAAGGAACGATCTCTTTTAAAGGAGGGTGTACTCTTCAGCCCGTAAGCGCCATAAACGCTGAAGATGCCGAAGGGCGATAATTCTTTTACGTCGCCGGCAAAATATTCGGTTACATCAATGACCGCTGTAGACCGGTCCTTATTATAGGCCTGTACAGGGAATACTTTGATGATGGCGCCAATGCTGTTGATATCCAGCGCCTGCTGGATAGTGGTATCAGAGGCGGGCGTGATGGTGCCGGTCTCAATTTTACGGAGCAGGATGCTGGAGTCCACTTTGCTGAACTGCACCTGCATGGGATTTTGTTTGGAGCCCACAATCCCATCGTAGTTATCACTGATCTCGGAGATGGTAGAGGCCAGGAGCAGGTTCTTACCCATGAGGGACATAGGCAGTTCCAGGTAAAGCTTGCTCTTGACATAGTAGAGGTTCATGAGCCCTTTGGCCGTTTTCTGGGGATCTTTCAGGAGGCGCTCATAAGGGGTGATCTTAGCCAGGCTGTCCTTAACGGCTTTATCCCGGGCCGCCTGCTGTTCTTTTTTTTGTTTTTCTTTTTTCTTCCGGCTCTGCGCCTGTGTGTCTGTAGCGGCGCCGGCCAGGATAAGGCAAATGAACAATAACAACGCTCTTGTATTCATGGCACTTGTTGGTTTAGAAGCAGTGGAAACGATCGTTAAAAAGATCCCGGGAACCGGAACCAACCGGTCCCCGGGAAATTACACTATTATTTCTGTGTACCGATAGCCGTGATACGGCCAAAACCGGTAAAGGTCTTGATATTGGGCACATCAATATTGCCGGCGCCCAGGTTCCGGATAGGCAGGATATACACCTTGCCTTCAGTACCATAAGTGGACATGATCAGCTGCCGGTTATTGGTAGCAATAAATGGATCCCAGGATACAGGATACGTGGGGTCCTGGTAAACCTGCAGCGTGGTCAGCTGCTCCCCTGCCGGGATGGTATAGCGTTCTTCAAATACAGGTGTTGAAGTGCTGTACATCATAGCATAGATCTTGGTGGGGGTGGCATAATACAGCACTTTCTGGTCGTCCATGATCACGAATTTGGTGGCCTCGCCAATGCCTGGGGCGCTGCTCAGGTCAATCACCACGTCAGGCACCGGGGCCGGGACATCATCTGTTCCTTCTTTGAAGAGATACGCTTCCGTTTTACCGGAGGTCTTGTCTTTCAGCACATGCAGGAAGCCCCTGTCCACAGTATACCCCGCAGCCAGGTTCTGCTTATTGGGCAGGTTACCGGCATTGAAAGCGCCTGCGGTGGAAGGATGGGCATACATTTTAGTATCCCCGCCGAAGGGCAGGATGGTCTGGAGATATACAAAATGCCCTCTGACCTCATCATAAAAATTGATGGACGTAACAGGCGTATAGGTAAAATTGCTGTTGTTCGGGTTGACAGCCACCTGTGCGGGTACGGTAAATTCATTATCATAAGGCGCTCCTATAGCCCGGGAAGCGCCCAGGTTGGTATAGGTGAAGCGGTTATTGATAATAAAGATATCGCTCTGGTAAACGCCGCTCATGGACTGCGGGTGGATAGGACTGTAAGGGGCAAAGAACAGGGTGGCGTCCTTTGCAGAAAAAGTCTGGTCCAGGCTGTTGATCCGGATAATGGAATTATCCGTGATGGCAAAATAGCCGTCCACCCCAAAGAACTTGATATAGCGCATCTGTTTGACCAGGCCGTCGATCAGGTCACCATTGATGGAGGAGTATACCTGGTGCTTAACGGACACGCCGGTATAGTCTGTGGTCACTTCCGGTGACATGATATGGCTGATATCCGTATGCTGGTTGTCCAGGGTGCTGGCCACCAGCAGGCCTTCGCCGATATTGTTCCGGACAATGACCGGCCAGCTCATTATATAATTGAGGTCGTTCTTTTTGTCTGTTACGGTCAGCACCAGCTTATAGCCAATACTGCCTGTAATAGGCCGCAGGCGGATCTCTTCATTCAGGTCCCTTTCGGTGCTGATCACTTCAAATTCATTGACCATGGGCCTGCTGTTGATCTTCCATTCATAGCTCAGGTCGGCTTCCGACAGACCGGTGGTTGTCAGATTGGGGGTCACTACCAGGTTGGTGAACTGGTAAACACTGAGTGTCCCCTGCCCTGTGGTATCAATGACCACACCGGGTATTTTATTAGAATCCATTGAGCTTTCATCCTTCCGGCATGCGGGAAGCAGGCAGATAGCTGCTATCAGCGCCAGGAGAAAAGTTTTATATGTTGACTGCATATTAGTTGGGGTATTTAGAACGGGAATAATAAAGGGGTACTATTTCCTGACCGGCCAGCGTGCCATCATCATGTTTCAGATGGTCATTGGGATGGTCCAGGTTCCATTGTTTAACATAGTCCCCGAATTTATACGCCTGGGCGGTAGCACCCGCTACACTGAGCTGGGCATGCTGAGAAGCCGTCAGCGTTTTCAGACCGGTGATCTGTACAATCAGGCTATAGGCCTTTGTGCTGGCCGCCGTGGTGAAATACAGCCTGAAAATAGACCAGCTGGGCAGGATGATCTTGTTGGTCCAGGCCACTGTAAAAGTGCTGGTCTCAATATTTCCCGCCCTGAAATCTTTGGCAGTGATCAGCTTCACTTTCAGGGAAGCTGTTGTGGTGGACAGTTCCGGCGAGTTAAGCAGTTTGATCCGCAGCGTTCCTGTAAAGGAACCTGCCGGGATGCTGCCTCCCAGTATTTCGTACTGGCTGCTGGTAGCTGTAGTGGCAGTATCCGCCACTACTTCCACTGAAAATTCCCTGTCATGACTTACGGTATCTCCAATGATCCGCACAGCTATTTCCTGCACATATTCATTGGAAGGATTACCGAGGAAGGTATAGTCGATCCTTGTACTGGTAAAATTTATGGCCGGATCTGCCTCGAAGGAACCGATCTCATCCTTGCTGCAATGCACCAGCAGCAGGGAGCAGAGGGTAATGAATAATATTCTTGACATAATCAGTTGATTTGTTGTTATTGAACTCTGTTACCTGCTTCCAGCTCGCTGTTGGGATAAGGAAGCACATATACCTGGTCGTTAGCCACCCTGTTGGCGGGGAAACCCGGGAAGGTGGACAGGTTCAGGCGTTTGTAATAGAAGAACAGCTGGCCTTCCATCAGGAAATCCTTCCTGTATTCTTTTTGCAGCTCAGCCACTACTGTGGCCTTGTCCGCAATGGCCGGGATATCTACCTGGATACCACGGCTGCGCCTTACCGTATTGAGGTATTCAATGGCTTTAGGCAGATCCGTTTCAATGTAGTTCTCCGCAGCGATATAGTACATCTCGGCTACGCGGATCAGGGGCATCAGGTTATTGGTAGTAAAGGAGCGGTCTTCCTGCCGCAGCTTCACGCTGATATAGCCTCTGGGCTGGGAAGACAGCATGGTATTAAAGCGCTTGTCCACATTACCAATGCCCGCCGTATTGGCCTCATAAAGACTTTCAGCCGTAGCGGTCTGCAGGAACAGGGCGTTCACATCTGTAGCCAGTACCGCCACCAGCGAAGGATTGATGATATTGATAAAGGCGCTTACATTCAGTGTGAAAAGATGCTCGGGCTGGAAGAACTTGTCCGTTGAAGGGGAATTGTCCACGCTGATCAGTTCCGCGGGCGACTGGCTGATCACTTCTTCAGCCACTGCTGCGGCGGCAGCCAGGTTAGCGGCCCCACCCTGCCAGAGATAAGCTCTGGCCTGCAGGGCTTTCACAGCATAGTAGTTCATCCTTTGCTGACGGTTGTTGTAAAAACCATCGCGGTTCACCACAGCATAATAGCTGCTGGCATGGTTACCGGTGATGGGATCTTCTTTCAGCAGCTCAATAGCTTCGTTGATATCCTTTTGCAGCAGGGCAAAAGTTTCAGGGAAAGAACGCTGGGCCGTCATATCCTTGGACAGCACAGTTACATAAGGAATAGCCTGTTTACCGGACAGCTCAGGCCTGTTGGCCAGGTTGCCGTAACCGAAAAGGCGCAGGAGGTCAAAATGCAGGAATGCACGCAGTCCCAGCAATTCACCCTTGATGATGGAATAGCTGACCGGGTTCAGCACTGATCTATTCTTGTCAATATATTCCAGTGCGCTATTGGTATTGGCAATAAGGTTATAGGTCTTGTTCCAGAAAGCCTCCACCTTGGGGATGGAACGGATAGTGCGGTAATTGTAGAGCTGGATATCATAATCCCGGGAGCCTTCCTGCAGGGCGTTGTATTGCTGCGCCATCAGGTCCGGCAAATTCCAGGACATATCCCGCCCATACAGTTCAGAGGCGGTCATTCCTATATATACACCCATCAGGGCATCTTTGAAGCCAGCTTCGGAATTGAACTGGTCTTCTGCTTTGATCTGGTTACTGGGCGTTACATCCAGCCATCCCTTCTTACAGGAAGAAGCACTGGCCAGTAACAGCAGTCCGGCAACCATATATTGTAAAGTCTTCATTAGTTGCATGATTTAAAAGTTGGCAGATAAGGAGAAGGACAATGTTCTGGCAAAAGGATACTGGGTGCCTCTTTCAATCCGGATAGAAGAGAATTTAGCCACTTCATTCATGTTGAAAGCCACGCGGAGCCTTTGCATGCCCAGCTTACGCACCAGGTTATCACTGAACAGGTAGTATACGTTCACAGCGGCAATGTCCAGCTCTCTTCTGTCCTGTACAAAACGGGAAGTAGGACGGGTCATTTCCTGCTCAGGCGAGGTGGCGCCATCACCATCCCGGTCAATGCTGAAGGTCCCCAGCCTTTTGAACAGGGCCTGCTGACCAGGTTGCAGCCACCTGCCGGTAAGTACGCGTTTGTCCACGTTATACAGCATATTCACATTCTCTACCTTATCTACCAGGGTCTGGTTGTACAGCTGACCACCGCCCAGGTAACGGGCAGTTACGTTGATACCAAAACCATTGTATTCAGCATTGATACCGAAAGTGCCCTGGTAAGTGGACAGGTCGTTACCCACTACCACCAGGTCACTGGGATCCCAGATATAGGTGGTGGAGCCGTCCTGTTTTACATAGATCTCATTACCGGTGGCAGGATCAATACCCAGGGAAGGCACGGCCCAGATAGCATTCATGGACATACCGTCCTGGTATTTCTTCACGGGTTTGTTATTGGCCTTATCAGCGGCCTGCGCATCCATCCGGTCGTTGAAGGCCTTCATGGAACTGGACAGTTCTACTATCCTGTTCTTGTTGGTCTCAATGCCGGCGTTCACGCTCACAAAACTCCGGCCCTTGGTCCATACCAGCCAGGAAGCAAACGCTTCAATGCCCTGGTTCTTCACTTTACCCAGGTTATCCTTTACGGAGTTGAAACCGGTGGAGCCGGGCAGGGTGATAGTAGTGACCAGGTTCTCGGTATAGCTTTCATAATAATCAAAGCGCAGGGTCAGGTTGTGGATCTTGGCATCCAGGCCGGCGTTATAATCAAACTTGGTCTGCCATTGCAGGCCTGCATTGGGCATATTGGCCAGGTAAGAACCGGGGAAGCCCTGGTACAGGGATTCCAGGTGGTACTGGTAAGTGGCGATGGAGGCGTTGGAAGCAAAATTGGGATCACCGGTGGAACCGATGGAACCACGGATCTTGAACTGGTCCAGGACGCCGATGCTGTTCTCAAAGAAACGCTCATTGTGCAGGTTCCAGCCCAGGCCCACGCTCCAGAACTCAGCCCATCTTTTTTCTGCGCCAAACTGGGAAGAAGCGCTGGTGCGCAGGGTGAGGTCGGTCATGAAGCGGTTATCATACATATAAGAGAAAGCGCCCAGGAAGCCGATCTCGCGTTTTACGCCGTCAATGCCGGTGGGACGGGAATCCGTCAGGTAGCCACGGCCCAGCATCACATTCTCCATGCGTTCGCTGGTGAAGCCTTCCACCACATGCATCAGCTCATTGTATTTGTCTTCCCGTACATTGAAGCCGGCATTGGCAAAGAAGAAATGGTCGCCCACTTCACGGGTATAGTTCAGGTTCAGGTCGCCGGAGAGGCTGGTGCTTTTACCATTGTTGATCTGGTAGCGGCCTCTTCTTTTGGCCAGCTCTTCGGAAGTATATCCGTCGAACATGGTATGGGAGCCGGGATAAAACTCATCGGCGTCACTGTTCTTCACGTCAATACCCATCCGGGCAATAGCCCTTAAACCGGGGCGCAGGGTCCATTCCAGGTAAAAGTTATTGGTGAAATTGAAATAGCTGGTAGCTACTTTGGAATTCAGGGAAGCGTTATACAACGGGTTGGTGATCCTTTCGCCATTGGGTCCCAGTTCTGCGTAGAAGGGAATAGTACCGTCCTCATTCACGGCCCTCCAGTAAGGGTTCATGATAGCATAATCATTGAACTGGCCATAGGGCGATTCCGTATTGGAATTGCTGGTGGCGCTCATGATATTGCGGAAAAGCAGGTTACGTACGCGGTAGGAAGTAGTGATGTTACCGGAGATATTGGTCCGGTCGGAGCCTTTCATTACCCCATTGACCTGGCGGTAGGAAAAGTCGGCCAGTACGTTCAGGGCGTCACCGCCCAGTTCCACACCCAGGGTGTGTTTCTGGCCTATGCCGTCACGGAGCGGTTTGGCCATCCAATGCGTATTGAGGCCTTCTTCAGCCAGTTTTTTCCGGGAATTATAGAGTTGGTTCAGCGCAATCTGTTCGCTGGCGGGGTCATAATTACTTTTGGCGGTATACATCCCGTCGATGGTCTCGGCCAGCAGTTTCTCCCGCGCATTGGTCAGGTTATAGCTGGTCAGGTCCGGCAGGTCCACATCCACGCTGGCATTATAGGTGATCAGCGCTTTGGAGGAAGGGTTCTTTTTGGTTTCAATGACCACTACCCCATTGGCCGCACGGGCGCCGTAGATGGCTTTGGAAGCGGCGTCCTTGAGGATGGTAACACGTTCAATACGGTTGATATCCAGGTCAAAGATCCGTTCAATAGTGGCTTCAAAACCATCCAGGATGAACAGGGGTTCATTGGGGTTTTTAACGTAGTTGCCTTTCAGGCCGGCTGTTGAGGCCATATCCGCGGGGAAAGTGGAAGTACCGCGCAGCTGGATATTGGGCAGCGCATTTGGGTTGGAACCCAGCGCAAAATTATCCAGCACCATGGCGGGCGCAATATTCTTCAATGCCTGGAATACGTTGGCATTGCCTACTTTCCGCAGTTCTTCGTTGGTGATGGTCACTGCAGAACCGGTATAGCTGCTTTGTTTCCTGTTGAAGATACCGGTTACAACGGTGGTCTTCATTTCCTGGGGTTTCTGCAGCAGGCGGATAGTGATCTGTTCGTCCCTGGTGATCTTGTATTCATAGTTCTGGTAGCCAACATAGCTGATGGTGATAACAGAACCGGGAGGCGCAATAATGGTGAAATCACCTTTGCTGTCCGTGCGGACGCCGGTCTGGGCGGCCACCACAAATATGGAAGCGCCTACAATGGGTTCACCGGAAACAGCGTCAATGACCTTCCCGGACACTTTAGTGGGAAGGGTTTTCCGGTAGGCTGCCACAAAATCCTCTGATGGCGCAGGTTTG from Candidatus Pseudobacter hemicellulosilyticus encodes the following:
- a CDS encoding RagB/SusD family nutrient uptake outer membrane protein; translation: MKTLQYMVAGLLLLASASSCKKGWLDVTPSNQIKAEDQFNSEAGFKDALMGVYIGMTASELYGRDMSWNLPDLMAQQYNALQEGSRDYDIQLYNYRTIRSIPKVEAFWNKTYNLIANTNSALEYIDKNRSVLNPVSYSIIKGELLGLRAFLHFDLLRLFGYGNLANRPELSGKQAIPYVTVLSKDMTAQRSFPETFALLQKDINEAIELLKEDPITGNHASSYYAVVNRDGFYNNRQQRMNYYAVKALQARAYLWQGGAANLAAAAAVAEEVISQSPAELISVDNSPSTDKFFQPEHLFTLNVSAFINIINPSLVAVLATDVNALFLQTATAESLYEANTAGIGNVDKRFNTMLSSQPRGYISVKLRQEDRSFTTNNLMPLIRVAEMYYIAAENYIETDLPKAIEYLNTVRRSRGIQVDIPAIADKATVVAELQKEYRKDFLMEGQLFFYYKRLNLSTFPGFPANRVANDQVYVLPYPNSELEAGNRVQ
- a CDS encoding SusC/RagA family TonB-linked outer membrane protein; translation: MKLTAIFLLTLLLKANAEGYAQKVTLSETGVSLESVFKKITKQTGYVFFYEDNLLRGSHSVSIEWKDMPLSAALLDLLYSSPFDYLIGDKTIAIKRKPAPSEDFVAAYRKTLPTKVSGKVIDAVSGEPIVGASIFVVAAQTGVRTDSKGDFTIIAPPGSVITISYVGYQNYEYKITRDEQITIRLLQKPQEMKTTVVTGIFNRKQSSYTGSAVTITNEELRKVGNANVFQALKNIAPAMVLDNFALGSNPNALPNIQLRGTSTFPADMASTAGLKGNYVKNPNEPLFILDGFEATIERIFDLDINRIERVTILKDAASKAIYGARAANGVVVIETKKNPSSKALITYNASVDVDLPDLTSYNLTNAREKLLAETIDGMYTAKSNYDPASEQIALNQLYNSRKKLAEEGLNTHWMAKPLRDGIGQKHTLGVELGGDALNVLADFSYRQVNGVMKGSDRTNISGNITTSYRVRNLLFRNIMSATSNSNTESPYGQFNDYAIMNPYWRAVNEDGTIPFYAELGPNGERITNPLYNASLNSKVATSYFNFTNNFYLEWTLRPGLRAIARMGIDVKNSDADEFYPGSHTMFDGYTSEELAKRRGRYQINNGKSTSLSGDLNLNYTREVGDHFFFANAGFNVREDKYNELMHVVEGFTSERMENVMLGRGYLTDSRPTGIDGVKREIGFLGAFSYMYDNRFMTDLTLRTSASSQFGAEKRWAEFWSVGLGWNLHNERFFENSIGVLDQFKIRGSIGSTGDPNFASNASIATYQYHLESLYQGFPGSYLANMPNAGLQWQTKFDYNAGLDAKIHNLTLRFDYYESYTENLVTTITLPGSTGFNSVKDNLGKVKNQGIEAFASWLVWTKGRSFVSVNAGIETNKNRIVELSSSMKAFNDRMDAQAADKANNKPVKKYQDGMSMNAIWAVPSLGIDPATGNEIYVKQDGSTTYIWDPSDLVVVGNDLSTYQGTFGINAEYNGFGINVTARYLGGGQLYNQTLVDKVENVNMLYNVDKRVLTGRWLQPGQQALFKRLGTFSIDRDGDGATSPEQEMTRPTSRFVQDRRELDIAAVNVYYLFSDNLVRKLGMQRLRVAFNMNEVAKFSSIRIERGTQYPFARTLSFSLSANF